GGTCATGCAGATCGTCCTTGTCGACTTCGATCAGGCGCAGGCCGTCCTTAGCGTACGCGTTCAGGCAGGCCTTGATCAGCGACGACTTGCCGGTGCCGCGCGCACCGGTGAGCAGCACGTTGTTCGCGGGCTTCTTCTGAACGAACTGGCGCGTGTTGCGGTCGATCAGATCTTTCTGCCGGTCGATGTTCTGCAGGTCGTCGAGCGAGATCAGCGATATCGCGGGAACCGGCTGCAGGAAGCCACGGCCCTGGCGCTTGCGCCAGCGAAACGCGACGGCCGCGTTCCAGTCGATATCAGGTGCCGACGGCGGCAGCACGGCTTCGAGGCGGCCGAGCAGCGCTTCGGCGCGGGTCAGAAACTGTTCGAGCTTGTCCATGTGATAGAGGCGTGAATCAGGAACGATAGTCGGCGTTGATGCTCACGTAGTCGTGCGACAGGTCGCAGGTCCAGATCGTGGCCTGCGCGTCGCCGCGGCCGAGCAGCACGCGAATCAGGATCTCGCTCTTCTTCATGACGCGCTGGCCGTCCTCTTCGCGGTACGCCGGGTTGCGGCCGCCCGCCTTCGCGACGAGCACGTCGTCGAGATAGAGGTCGATCTTGTCGACGTCGAGGTCCTTTACGCCCGCATAGCCGATCGCGGCGAGAATACGGCCGAGGTTGGGGTCCGATGCGTAAAACGCCGTCTTCACGAGCGGCGAATGGCCAATCGCGTAGGCGATCTGACGGCATTCGGCCACGTCCTTGCCGCCTTCCACCTGCACGGTCATGAACTTGGTCGCGCCTTCGCCATCGCGCACGATCAGTTGCGAGAGCTCCTGGGCGACGGCCGTCACGGCGTCGCGCAGCGCGGCGTAAGCGGGCGTGTCCGTCGACGTAATCGCGGGCAGGCTCGACTTGCCCGAGGCGATCATGATGAACGAGTCGTTGGTCGAGGTATCGCCGTCGATGGTGACGCAATTGAACGAGCGGTCAGCCACGTACTTCACGAGTTCGTCGAGCACGGGCTGCGCGACGTTCGCATCGAAGGCGAGGAAGCCGAGCATGGTCGCCATGTTCGGCTTGATCATGCCCGCACCCTTGCTGATGCCCGTGAACGTGATGGTGTGGCCGTCGATCGTGACCTGACGCGACACGGCCTTCGGCAGCGTGTCGGTCGTCATGATGGCCTGCGCGGCGTCGTACCAGTTCGCGGCCTTGCGGTTCTCCAGCGCGGCGGGCAGGCCCGCCTTCAGACGGTCGATGGGCAGCGGTTCGAGAATCACGCCCGTCGAGAACGGCAGCACCTGCGAGGACTCGAGGCCGGCCAGGCGCGCGAGTTCATCGCAGGTTTCGCGTGCGTGCTTCATGCCCGGCTCGCCGGTGCCCGCGTTCGCGTTGCCGGTGTTCACGACCAGCGCGCGGATGCCCTTGCCGCCCGCGCGCACCTTCGCGAGATGTTCGCGGCACACCGTCACCGGCGCCGCGCAGAAGCGGTTCAGCGTGAACACGCCGGCCACGCTCGCGCCTTCGTCGACGGAAATCACCAGGACGTCCTTGCGATTGGGCTTGCGGATGTTGGCTTCCGCCCAGCCGAGCGTCACGCCGGCGACCGGATGAAGTTGAGCGGGATCAATCGAGGGGAAATTGACAGCCATGGTGGCGACCTGTCGAAATGGCGATGCCGGCCAAGGCGCTCAAGGCCTGGCCGGCATCGGGGATTCAAAACTCAAGGCCCGCCACGACGTGCGGGCCACCGGATTCAACGCTCAAGTGTGCGCGGCACCTGCGACAGGCAGATGGCAGCGCGCCCGTGCGCGGCTGCCACGCTGCGTCACGCGATCTTGCCGTGACACTGCTTGTACTTCTTGCCGCTGCCGCACGGGCACGGATCGTTGCGGCCCACCTTCGGCAGCTCGCTGCCCACCGGCGGCGTGTGGCTCATGGCCGCGCCGACCATTGCGGCGGCGGCATCGACAGCCACCGGTGCGGCGGCCGCGGGAGCCGGCGCTGCGTCGGCTTCGGCAAACTCGGCATGGCGGAACTCGACGTTCTCGACATGATGGCCCTGCTCTTCGATCTGCTCGGCCGCCTGCTCGAGCTGCTCCGGCGACTGGATCTGCACATTCATCACGATGCGCGTGACTTCGAGCTTCACGGCTTCGAGCATCGCGGCGAACAGTTCGAACGCCTCGCGCTTGTACTCCTGCTTCGGGTTCTTCTGCGCATAGCCGCGCAGATGGATGCCCTGACGCAGGTGGTCGAGCGCCGCGAGGTGTTCGCGCCAGCTGCGGTCGAGCGTCTGCAGCATGACCGAGCGCTCGAACGCGCTGAACGATTCGCGGCCCACGAGCCCGACCTTCTGCTCGTACGCTTCGTCGCCGGCGGCTTGCACGGCTTCGAGAATTTCATCGGCGTCGATCGACGACGACTCGTTGATCATCTCCTGGATCGCGAGGTCGAGCTGCCATTCGTTGCGCAGCACTTCTTCGAGCTCGGGCACGTCCCACTGCTCTTCGATGCTGCCGTGCGGCACGAACTGGCGCACGATGTCGGTGATCACGCCATGACGCATCGCGCCGATCGTTTCGGTAATGTCATGCGCTTCGAGCAACTCGTTGCGCTGCTGGTAGATCACCTTGCGCTGGTCGTTCGACACGTCGTCGTATTCGAGCAGCTGCTTGCGGATGTCGAAGTTGCGCGCTTCGACCTTGCGCTGCGCCGACTCGATCGAACGCGTGACGATGCCCGCCTCGATCGCCTCGCCTTCCGGCATCTTCAGGCGGTCCATGATCGCGCGCACGCGGTCGCCCGCGAAAATGCGCAGCAGCGGGTCTTCGAGCGAGAGATAGAAACGCGACGAGCCCGGGTCGCCCTGACGGCCCGCACGGCCGCGCAGCTGGTTGTCGATCCGGCGCGACTCGTGACGCTCGGTGCCGATGATGTGCAGGCCGCCTGCGGCCTTCACCTGATCGTGCAGCGTCTGCCACTCGTCGTTCAGTTTCTGGATGCGGCGCGCCTTTTCGTCGGCGGGGATCGCGTCGTCGGCTTCGATGAACGACGACTGCTTCTCGACGTTGCCGCCGAGCACGATGTCGGTACCACGGCCCGCCATGTTGGTGGCGATGGTCACGCGCTGCGGACGGCCTGCTTCGGCAACGATCGCGGCTTCACGCGCGTGCTGCTTCGCGTTGAGCACTTCGTGCGGCAGACCGGCCTTGCTCAGCAGGTCCGAGAGCAGTTCGGAGTTTTCGATCGACGTGGTGCCTACGAGCACCGGCTGCCCGCGCTCGTAGCATTCGCGAATGTCGCGAATCACGGCGTCGTAGCGCTCCTTCGCCGTCTTGTAGATCTGGTCCTGCTTGTCGATCCGCTTGGGCGGGCGGTTGGTCGGGACCACGACCGTTTCGAGACCGTAGATCTCGTTGAATTCGTACGCTTCCGTGTCGGCCGTACCCGTCATGCCCGAGAGCTTCGCGTACATGCGGAAGTAGTTCTGGAACGTGATCGAGGCGAGCGTCTGGTTCTCGCTCTGGATCTTCACGTGCTCCTTCGCTTCCACGGCCTGATGCAGACCGTCCGACCAACGGCGGCCGGCCATCAGACGGCCGGTGAATTCGTCGACGATGATGACTTCGCCGTTCTGCACCACGTAGTGCTGGTCCTTGTGGAACAGCGTGTGGGCACGCAGCGCGGCGTACACGTGGTGCATCAGCGTGATGTTCTGCGGCGCGTAGAGGCTTTCGCCCTGGCCGATCAGGCCCCACTCGGCGAGCATGCGCTCGGCCTTCTCGTGGCCCGATTCGGTCAGGAACACCTGACGGGCCTTTTCGTCGAGCGTGTAGTCGCCCGGCTTTTCCACGCCCGTGCCGTCGGCCTTCTCTTCGCCGATCTGCTGCTCGAGCAGCGGCGGCAGCGCGTTCATGCGCACGTAGAGTTCGGTATGGTCTTCGGCCTGGCCCGAGATGATGAGCGGCGTACGCGCTTCGTCGATCAGGATCGAGTCCACCTCGTCGACCACGGCGAAGTTCAGCGCACGCTGCACGCGCGCCTCGGTCTCGTAGACCATGTTGTCGCGCAGATAGTCGAAGCCGAACTCGTTGTTCGTACCGTAGGTGATGTCCGCCGCGTAAGCTTCCTGCTTCGTTGCGTGGTCCATCTGCGACAGGTTGATGCCGACCGAGAGACCGAGGAAGTTGTAGAGGCGCGCCATCCATTCGGCGTCGCGCTGGGCGAGGTAATCGTTCACCGTCACGACGTGGACGCCGCGGCCCGACAGCGCATTCAGATACACGGGCAGCGTGGCGACGAGCGTCTTGCCTTCGCCGGTGCGCATTTCAGCGATCTTGCCGTAATGCAGCACCATGCCGCCGATCAGCTGCACGTCGAAGTGGCGCATCTTCAGCACGCGCTTGCTCGCCTCGCGGCAAACGGCGAACGCCTCGGGCAGCAGTTCGTCGAGCGAGGTGCCTTTGGCCACGCGCTCGCGGAACTCGACCGTCTTCGCGCGCAGTTGCTCGTCGGTGTACTGCTCGATCTTCGGTTCGAGCGCGTTGATCGCCACGACCGTCTTCTGATATTGCTTGATCAGGCGCTGATTGCGGCTGCCAAAGATTTTCTGTAAGAAACCGGTGGTCATCGGATCGGTGTCTGCGTCGCGGCTTGGGCCGGGATTCCTGAGGGTGGGTTCAGCGGGTCGTGCAACGTCTGCCGACGCCTGCACTACGCATCCGGACCGGAGGGACCTCGGCGGCTTTAGCCCAAAAATGGTGGATTCGAATCGTGCATTTTAGCACGCGCCCTCTCAGCCGCCTGTGTCAGCGCAAAGACGGCTCCGGCGCGTGCGATGCCCGCACGGACGGCCTTCCCGCCATGCGGCGAAGGGCCGCGATGCGGCCCTGGCCAAATGGCCTGAAGGCGCTTGGATGGCCAGTGCGCAGGCTACAATGACGGCATCGCAGGCAACGCGATACCGCTTGCGCTCTCCCATCCTTACGCCACATGAGCCGTTTCTCGCCGTTTTCAAGGTCCAGGGCACCACGCGCCCCGCAGCCGCTCGCCGAAGTGCTGAGCCGCACGGACGCGTTCGCGCCGCTGCGCGCCGGCGTCGAGCAGATCGCAGCGATCCAGCGCGACCTGAACGCCCTGCTGCCCGACTATCTCGCGGCGAGCGTGGAGCCCGGCTTCATCAAGGACGGCACGCTGGCCCTTTTCACTGCGCACAACGCGCTCGCGGCGCGGCTGCGGCATCTGGAGCCGCGGCTCGTGGCCGATCTGCAGGCGCGCGGCTGGGCGTTGAACAGCGTGCGCATTCGTGTGCGTCCGCAAGCCGTGAAAGATCCCGCGCCGCCCAAGCAGGCGCGCATGACACCGGCTGGCGCGGCAGCGCTCCAGGCGCTCAGCGAAACGCTCGAGGCCTCGCCGCTGCAGGCGGCCCTCGCGAAGATGGCGGCACGCCACACGAAAAAGCGCTAATCCAGCGCGCGAATCTTACGAAACTACGCAGCGAATCGCGCAAATAGAAAAAGGGCAGCTTGAAGCTGCCCTTTTTACTGGCAAAGCGCGCTCGAAACTCAGGCGAATGCCGTCTGCGCCTCGTAGCCGAAGCCGCGCGGCGCCTTCTGCGGATCGTCGAACGTGACGATCTCGTAGGCGTCTTCATTCGCGAGCAGCTCGCGCAGCAGCGCGTTGTTCAGGCCGTGGCCCGACTTGTACGCGTCGTACGCCGCCAAGAGCGGATGGCCGACCACGTAGAGGTCGCCGATCGCGTCGAGCATCTTGTGCTTCACGAACTCGTCGTCGTAGCGCAGGCCGTCGTTGTTCAGGATGCGGTACTCGTCCAGCACGATCGCGTTGTCCATGCTGCCGCCGCGCGCGAGGCCCAGTTCGCGCATCATCTCGACTTCATGCGCGAAGCCGAACGTGCGGGCGCGCGCGATTTCGCGCACGTACGAGGTATTCGCGAAGTCCACTTCGAGCGCCTGGCCCGTCTTGTCGACGGCCGGATGACGGAAGTCGATCGTGAACTTGAGCTTGAAGCCGAAGTAAGGCTCGAGACGTGCGAATTTGTCGCCGTCGCGGATCTCCACGGGCTTCTTAACCTTGATGAACTTCTTCGGAGCGTTCTGCTCCTCAATACCCGCCGACTGGATCAGAAACACGAACGAAGCCGCGCTGCCATCCATGATCGGAATTTCTTCGGCGGTCACATCCACATAGAGGTTGTCGATGCCAAGGCCTGCGCAGGCGGACATCAGGTGCTCGATCGTCGAGACACGTGCGCCGTCTTTCTGCAGCACCGAGGCGAGGCGGGTGTCGCCAATCGCCATCGCCGATGCGGGGATGTCAACCGGCGTCGGCAAATCCACGCGCGAAAACACGATGCCCGTGTTCGGCGCCGCCGGACGGAGCGTCAGGTCGACCTTGCGGCCCGAATGCAGGCCGATGCCGACTGTCTTCACGATTGATTTGATGGTTCGCTGCTTCAACATGGTCTTCTTGCTCATTGAAAATCCCAATCGGGACTTTTTAATTCATAGCACGAATTATACTCCAGTTGCGGCGAGTCCGTCGTTTTCACCGGCGTGACAAACTGTTTCCCTGTGTTACCCACCAGGGATGGAGTGCGGGCCGATGCCCGGAACGGAGGCGTTCCCGGGGTGATCGGCCCGCTGGGCTCACGTAATCGCCTGTCACATTTGCGCCGCAGGTTTGCGTTGCATCAGGGCAACGCAGCGCCCGCAAACGCGCTCATGCGCGGGTCAACGTGGCAAGTATGCTCGCAGCATCGCTCACTTCGAACTTGCCGGGTGCTTCGACGTGCAGCGTCTTGACCACGCCGTCGTCGACCACCATCGCGTAACGCTGGGAGCGGATTCCCATGCCACGCGCCGACAAATCCTGCTCCAGTCCGAGTGCACGAGTCAACGCTGCGCTGCCGTCGGCCATCATGCGTACCTTGCCCGAGGTACGCTGATCGCGTCCCCACGCGCCCATGACGAACGCGTCGTTGACGGACACGCACCAGATTTCGTCGACACCCGCCGCGCGCAGCGCGTCGAAGTGTTCGACATAACCCGGTACGTGCTTCGCAGAGCACGTAGGCGTGAATGCGCCAGGCAATCCGAAGATCACCACGCGCTTGCCCGCCGCTTCCTTTCGCACGTCGAAGCTGTTCGGCCCCAGCGTGCAACCCTCGCGCGCGTCTTCGACGAACTCGAAGAGGGTCGCTTCGGGCAGCGTTTCACCCTGTTTGATCATGACTCGTCCTTCGCAACGATATGCAAGCTTGCTCAAGCCTCATGCGCTGGCGTGCGGATGGCCGTCCCACGGATGGCCGCCACTGCAATGTTGGGCAACGATGTACTCCAAGGTTACACAGGTTCGCCGGGCGACACCGCGCCTGTCCCCCACGCTCAACGCGTAGCGGGCAACCGTCCCTGCCGCGCATCCTCGCGGATGCGGCCTTGCTGGTCTTGCTCGCCTTCACTGCACCGCCGCGCACGCTCTGTCTGCGGGCGAGGGCAACGCGTGCCCTGCCGCAGTCAGATCGGCTCGCGTCAGTCCGCCTGCTTGCGCAGGAACGCCGGGATATCGTACGTGTCGACGCCCTTTTCCTGCAGCGCCTGCACGTGCGAAGCCGCGGTGTCGCGCGACGTGCGCCACACAGCCGGCGTGTCGAGCGCGCCGTAGTCGGCCGTGTTGCCGTGGCCGCTGTGCTGCGGTGCGTACGAGCCTGCCGGGGCCGGGATCGGCTGGTTGTCCGTGCCCGTGCGCAGCAGTTGCATCGGCGCGGCTTGCTGCTTCTTCGCAGCGCGGCCAAGGCCCGTTGCCACCACCGTCACGCGCAGCGCGTCGCCCATCGCGTCGTCGTACACCGCACCGAAGATCACCGTTGCGTCTTCCGCAGCGTAGCTCTTGATGGTGTTCATGACTTCGCGCGTTTCCGACAGACGCAGCGAACGGCTCGACGTGATGTTGACCAGCACGCCGCGCGCGCCCGACAGATCGACGCCTTCGAGCAGCGGGCTCGCCACGGCCTGTTCCGCCGCGAGGCGTGCGCGATCGACGCCGGCGACCGTCGCCGTGCCCATCATCGCCTTGCCCTGCTCGCCCATCACCGTCTTCACGTCTTCAAAGTCGACGTTCACGAGACCGTCGACGTTGATGATTTCGGCGATGCCGGCAACTGCGTTGTTCAGAACGTCGTCCGCGCACTGGAAGCACTTGTCCATCTCGGCGTCATCGCCCATCACGTCGAACAGCTTGTCGTTCAGGACGACGATCAGCGAGTCGACGTGATCCTCCAGTTGCTGCGAGCCGGCTTCCGCCACACGCATACGCTTGCCGCCTTCGAACTCGAACGGCTTGCTCACCACGCCAACGGTGAGAATGCCCATTTCCTTGGCGATTTGCGCGACGACCGGGGCTGCGCCCGTGCCGGTGCCGCCACCCATGCCGGCGGTGATGAACACCATGTGCGCGCCGCGCAGTGCGTCGGCGATGCGCTCACGGGCTTCTTCAGCCGCCGCGCGGCCCATCTCCGGCTTCGCACCGGCGCCGAGGCCCGTGTTGCCGAGCTGAATCACGGCCGATGCACGCGAGCGCGAGAGCGCCTGTGCGTCCGTGTTCATCACGATGAAATCGACGCCTTGCACGCCGCGGTTGATCATGTGCTGCACGGCATTGCCGCCAGCACCACCAACGCCTACCACCTTGATGATGGTGCCGTTGGTTTCCGTTTCCAGCATCTGGAATTCCATGTTGCCTCCGTCAAGAAAAAGATTCCGCTCCTCGGCCGTTATCCAGTGGAAGATCGGGCAACCTTCCACTGCGCGCTAGCCGCCGTCACCAGCGCGATTTTTCGAAGCTTGTACTTCGCCTTCTGTCCTGCGCCTGCTTTTAGAAGTTGCCGAGGAACCAGTCCTTCATGCGTGAGAAGACCTGGCCCATCGACCCCGACTGCACTGCAACCTTGCGCCCGCGCATGCGCTGCGAGCGGCCTTCGACGAGCAAGCCCATCGCCGTCGAGTAGCGCGGATTGCGCACCACGTCGGCGAGACCGCCCGCGTATTCCGGCACGCCAATGCGCACCGGCTTCAGGAAAATGTCCTCGCCCAGCTCGACCATGCCCGGCATCATCGCGGCGCCGCCCGTGAGCACGACGCCCGAGCTCAGCAGTTCTTCGTAGCCCGACTCGCGCACCACCTGCTGCACGAGCGAAAACAGCTCTTCCACGCGCGGCTCGATCACGGCGGCGAGCGCCTGGCGCGACAGCGTGCGCGGACCGCGCTCGCCAAGCCCCGGCACTTCGATCATTTCGTCCGGATCGGCCAGCGCCTGCTTCGCGATGCCGTAGCTCACCTTGATGTCTTCCGCGTCGGGCGTGGGCGTGCGCAGCGCCATGGCGATGTCGCTCGTCACCTGGTCGCCCGCGATCGGAATCACCGCGGTATGGCGGATCGCGCCTTCGCTGAAGATCGCGATGTCGGTCGTGCCGCCGCCCACATCGACGAGCACCACGCCCAGTTCCTTCTCGTCCTCGGTCAGCACCGCCAGCGACGAAGCGAGCGGCTGCAGAATGAGGTCGTTCACTTCGAGCCCGCAGCGGCGCACGCACTTCACGATGTTCTGCGCCGCGCTCACCGCGCCCGTCACGATATGCACCTTCACTTCCAGACGGATGCCGCTCATGCCGATCGGCTCGCGCACATCTTCCTGGCCGTCGATGATGAATTCCTGCGTGAGGATATGCAGCACCTGCTGATCGGTCGGGATGTTGATCGCCTTCGCCGTTTCGATCACACGCGCGACATCTGCCTGCGTGACTTCCTTCTCCTTGATGGCGACCATGCCGCTCGAGTTGAAGCTGCGAATGTGGCTGCCCGCAATGCCGGTGAATACGTTAGTGATCTTGCAGTCGGCCATGAGTTCCGCTTCTTCGAGCGCTCGCTGGATAGACTGCACCGTGGCCTCAATGTTCACCACCACGCCCTTCTTGAGACCTTTCGATTCGCTCTGGCCGAGACCGATCACTTCGTAGTGGCCTTCGCCCTTTAGTTCGGCGACGACGGCCACCACCTTCGACGTCCCGATGTCGAGGCTGACCAGCAGATCCTTATAGTCTTTACTCATATCGTGCTCGTTGCGTGTGATGTCCTGTTACTTCTTGCCCGGAGCGGGCGTGTCACTGATGAAGCGCATGCCGGCCGCCCTTATCGCAAACCCGTTCGGATAACGCAAGTCCGCGTATTCGATCTCTTTGCCCCAACGTTGCGTGACTGCCGACCATGCGGCGATGAGCCGGTGCGAACGCTCGCTGAGTGTTTCGGCGTTGCGCTCGCGGCCCAGTTCCACCTGCATGCCGTTCGAGAGCTTCACCGTCCACGCGTAGCGCGCCGAGAGCGTCACCTCGTCGGGCGTGAGCCCGATCGGCGCGAACCACTTCTCGAGGTCGCGGTAGCGCGCGACCACTTCGGGCGCGGTGCCGTCGGGGCCATCGAACGCGGGCAGTTCTTCGTCCAGCTCGCCCTGGTTCGCCGTGAACAGCTCGCCGTCCGTACTCACGAGCTGATCGCTGCCCCACGTGCCCAGCGGTTTGTACTCCTCGAGCGTGACAGCCAGCGCGTTGGGCCACACGCGGCGCACGCTCGCGTGACGCACCCACGGCATCTGCTCGAACGCGGCGCGTGCCGCGTCGAGATCGACCGTGAAGAAGTTGCCCTTCAACCGGCCAACCACGCTTGCGCGCACGGTGGGCGAGTTGATGTGCTCGGTGTCGCCCTCGATGCGGATCTCCCGCAGCGCGAAGTTCGGGCGCTGCACGAGCCAGTAGCAGCCAGCCGCCAGAAGCGCGAGCGCGAGCAGCGCGTGCAACGCGTTGGCGGTGAGGTTGAGCTGGCGTACGTTATTCCACATTTCGAGATTGTCGGGTTAATCCAGGTTCGGCAATTCGTCGGTCAGAGATTAATTAGGGGTTCAATCTTTCAGCGTCAGTGCGAGCACACGCACCACGAGGTCGCGATACTCGATGCCCACCGAGCGCGCGGCCTTCGGCGGCAGCGAGTGATCGGTCATGCCCGGCGCCGTGTTCACTTCGAGGAAATACGCGTTGCCGGCGCCGTCCATCATGAAATCGGCACGACCCCAGTCGGTGCAGCCGAGCACGTCGAACGCACGGCGCGCGAGCTTCTTCAGTTGCGCTTCCTTCTCGGGCGCGACGCCACACGGAATCAGATACTGCGTCGTGTCGAGGATGTACTTCGCGTCGTAGTCGTAGAACTCGCCCGCCGGCACGATCTTGATGATCGGCAGATCGAGGTCGCCCGCGATGCACGCGGTGTACTCGCCACCGCCTTCGATGCTCTTTTCCACCAGCACGATCTTGTCGAACTTCGCGGCTTCTTCGAGCGCCGGCACGAGTTCGCTTTCGGCCTTCACCTTGATCACGGCGACGCTCGAGCCTTCGCTCGCGGGCTTCACGAAAAGCGGCAGGCCGAGCTTCGCAAGAATTTGCGGCGCGCGCGCCGCGTAGTCGTCGCCGCGCAGCACGGCTTCGAACGGCGGCGTGGGAATGCCAAGCTGCTGCCACACAAGTTTGCTGCGGAACTTGTCGAGCCCGAGCGCCGACCCGAGCACACCCGTACCCGTATAGCGGATGCCGTAGAAGTCGAGCGCGCCCTGGATCTGGCCGTTCTCGCCATAGCCGCCGTGCAGCGCGTTGAACGCACGCACGAAACCTTCGTCCTTCAACGCCGAAAGCGGGCGCTCGGACGGGTCGAACGGATGCGCGTCGATGCCGGCGCTCTGCAACGCTTGCAGCACGAGCGTGCCCGACTTGAGCGAGACTTCGCGCTCGGCGGACACACCGCCGAACAGCACGGCTACCTTGCCAAATTGTTTGGGATCGATGCTGCTCATGTCACTCACGCCTTCTGTTCCTGGGCTGCGATCCGGCCCGGCACACCGCCGATCGAACCCGCGCCCATCGTAATCACCACATCGCCGTCGCGCACCACTGCCGCGAGCGCCTCTGGCACTTCATCCACGGTCTCGACGAATACCGGCTCGACCTTGCCCGCCACACGAATCGCGCGTGCGAGCGCGCGGCCATCCGCTGCGACGATCGGCGCTTCGCCGGCCGCATAGACATCGGTCAGCACAAGCGCGTCGACGGTCGAGAGCACACGCACGAAGTCTTCGAAACAGTCGCGCGTGCGCGTATAGCGGTGCGGCTGGAACGCCAGCACGAGACGGCGCTCGGGAAACGCGCCGCGCGCCGCTGCGATGGTCGCCGCCATTTCCACCGGGTGATGGCCATAGTCGTCGATCAACGTCCAGGCGCCGCCGCCGTTGACGGGAATCTCGCCGTAACGCTGAAAACGGCGGCCCACGCCGTTGAATTCCGCGAGTGCGCGTTGAATGTCGGCGTCCTTCACTTCGAGTTCGGTCGCAATCGCAATTGCGGCGAGCGCGTTCTGCACGTTGTGCGTGCCCGGCAGGTTCAGCACGATGTCGAGCGACGGCGCGTCTTCACGCATCACCGTGAAGTACATCTTGCCGTCGCGCGCGACGACGTTCACCGCGCGCACCTGCGCGTCGGACGCGAAGCCGTAACGGATGATCGGCTTCGAGACGAACGGCAGGATCTCCTTCACGTTCGGGTCGTCCACGCACAGCACGGCGATGCCATAGAACGGCAGACGGTGCGTGAATTCGATGAACGCCTGCTTCAGGCGCGCGAAGTCGTGCCCGTAGGTGTCCATGTGATCGGCGTCGATGTTCGTAATGACTTCGATCACCGGAAAGAGGTTCAGGAACGATGCGTCGGATTCGTCGGCTTCCGCCACGATGAAGTCGCCCGTGCCGAGAC
The Paraburkholderia acidiphila genome window above contains:
- a CDS encoding D-alanine--D-alanine ligase encodes the protein MSSIDPKQFGKVAVLFGGVSAEREVSLKSGTLVLQALQSAGIDAHPFDPSERPLSALKDEGFVRAFNALHGGYGENGQIQGALDFYGIRYTGTGVLGSALGLDKFRSKLVWQQLGIPTPPFEAVLRGDDYAARAPQILAKLGLPLFVKPASEGSSVAVIKVKAESELVPALEEAAKFDKIVLVEKSIEGGGEYTACIAGDLDLPIIKIVPAGEFYDYDAKYILDTTQYLIPCGVAPEKEAQLKKLARRAFDVLGCTDWGRADFMMDGAGNAYFLEVNTAPGMTDHSLPPKAARSVGIEYRDLVVRVLALTLKD
- a CDS encoding cell division protein FtsQ/DivIB, giving the protein MWNNVRQLNLTANALHALLALALLAAGCYWLVQRPNFALREIRIEGDTEHINSPTVRASVVGRLKGNFFTVDLDAARAAFEQMPWVRHASVRRVWPNALAVTLEEYKPLGTWGSDQLVSTDGELFTANQGELDEELPAFDGPDGTAPEVVARYRDLEKWFAPIGLTPDEVTLSARYAWTVKLSNGMQVELGRERNAETLSERSHRLIAAWSAVTQRWGKEIEYADLRYPNGFAIRAAGMRFISDTPAPGKK
- the murC gene encoding UDP-N-acetylmuramate--L-alanine ligase encodes the protein MKHIVKHIHFVGIGGAGMSGIAEVLVNLGYQVSGSDLAKNAVTDRLAALGARIAIGHAEENIEGANAVVVSTAVRSDNPEVLAARHRRIPIVPRAVMLAELMRLKQGIAIAGTHGKTTTTSLVASVLAAGGLDPTFVIGGRLISAGANARLGTGDFIVAEADESDASFLNLFPVIEVITNIDADHMDTYGHDFARLKQAFIEFTHRLPFYGIAVLCVDDPNVKEILPFVSKPIIRYGFASDAQVRAVNVVARDGKMYFTVMREDAPSLDIVLNLPGTHNVQNALAAIAIATELEVKDADIQRALAEFNGVGRRFQRYGEIPVNGGGAWTLIDDYGHHPVEMAATIAAARGAFPERRLVLAFQPHRYTRTRDCFEDFVRVLSTVDALVLTDVYAAGEAPIVAADGRALARAIRVAGKVEPVFVETVDEVPEALAAVVRDGDVVITMGAGSIGGVPGRIAAQEQKA